In Flavobacterium okayamense, a single window of DNA contains:
- a CDS encoding class I SAM-dependent methyltransferase: MENTHKHSFLTYEADNWFERNKVIVDNYTPENDKVIDLLKKYNVNCNKVLEIGCSAGYRLNAINEIFPKATVFGVEPSLKAIEFGKANYRNVNFSHGTADDLSDFKNDTFDVVIVGFVFYVIDRNILLKVISEIDRVLKDGGILIIIDFFSETSLKNIYAHIDEFEAYSYKQNYYEIFTNSKLYHLLDKSTFSHSTKEMDSSDNYHDKYSISLLKKDINSSYK; the protein is encoded by the coding sequence TTGGAAAATACTCATAAGCATTCTTTTTTAACGTATGAAGCTGATAATTGGTTTGAGAGAAATAAAGTTATTGTAGATAATTATACTCCTGAAAATGATAAAGTAATTGATTTACTGAAGAAGTATAATGTTAATTGCAATAAAGTCTTAGAAATTGGTTGTTCTGCAGGTTATCGATTAAATGCAATTAATGAGATTTTTCCCAAAGCTACTGTTTTTGGAGTTGAGCCGTCTTTAAAGGCAATTGAATTCGGTAAGGCAAATTATAGGAATGTAAATTTTTCGCACGGAACAGCCGATGATTTGAGTGATTTTAAAAATGATACATTTGATGTAGTTATTGTTGGTTTTGTTTTCTACGTTATTGATAGAAACATTTTACTAAAAGTAATTTCGGAAATAGACAGGGTTTTAAAAGATGGTGGTATTTTAATTATTATTGATTTTTTTTCGGAAACATCTTTAAAAAATATCTACGCGCACATAGATGAATTTGAAGCTTATAGCTATAAACAGAATTATTACGAAATATTCACAAATTCTAAGCTATATCATTTATTGGATAAATCTACATTTAGCCACTCTACTAAAGAAATGGATTCATCGGATAATTATCATGATAAATATAGTATATCATTACTAAAAAAGGATATTAACTCAAGTTATAAATAA
- a CDS encoding aldo/keto reductase, with amino-acid sequence MKLALGTVQFGLSYGVSNTQGIPSDNQLAEIFSMATKYQLNTFDTAIAYGNAEERIAPFLNQDSKVISKFPKPSSKGELENAIVQSLQTLRLESLYGFMSHNGDFLIENPKLWDVLLKFKSDRKINKIGYSLYHPEQLEKLLKLGLQPDIIQVPFSLLDRKFEPYFKELKSNNVEIHCRSVFLQGLYFLDLNKIPTKLEVLKPSLLTLHQVAKDAKNEMVDLALNYVLENKFVDKVVIGVENAKQLEQSISSSLRWKEDKEIFEAINNIKVVNKELLNPANW; translated from the coding sequence TTGAAGCTTGCATTAGGAACCGTTCAATTTGGCTTATCTTATGGAGTATCAAATACACAAGGTATTCCATCAGATAATCAATTAGCCGAAATATTTTCAATGGCTACAAAGTATCAATTAAATACATTTGATACAGCAATTGCGTATGGAAATGCAGAAGAAAGAATTGCACCTTTTTTGAATCAGGATTCTAAAGTAATTTCTAAGTTCCCAAAGCCCAGTTCAAAAGGTGAATTGGAAAATGCAATTGTTCAATCTTTGCAAACACTTCGTTTAGAATCATTATACGGATTCATGTCTCATAATGGTGATTTTTTAATTGAAAACCCAAAACTTTGGGATGTTTTATTGAAATTTAAATCAGACAGGAAGATTAACAAAATTGGATATTCATTATACCATCCAGAACAATTAGAAAAACTACTAAAATTAGGATTACAACCAGATATTATACAAGTTCCTTTTAGTCTTTTAGATAGAAAATTCGAACCTTACTTTAAAGAATTGAAAAGTAATAATGTAGAAATTCATTGTCGATCGGTATTTCTTCAGGGTTTATATTTTTTAGATTTAAATAAGATACCAACTAAATTAGAAGTTTTAAAACCAAGTTTATTAACTTTACATCAAGTTGCTAAAGATGCGAAAAATGAAATGGTAGATTTAGCATTAAATTATGTATTAGAAAATAAATTTGTAGACAAAGTTGTTATTGGTGTTGAAAACGCAAAACAGTTAGAGCAAAGTATTTCATCTTCATTACGTTGGAAAGAAGATAAAGAAATATTTGAAGCAATTAATAACATTAAAGTAGTAAATAAAGAATTATTAAATCCGGCTAATTGGTGA
- a CDS encoding COX15/CtaA family protein, producing MMKSNKSVIIWLLSGCVLLFIMVMVGGITRLTNSGLSMTDWHLITDTFPPTSEEKWNEAFEAYKTFPEYQKINQYKTGGFNLEDYKFIYFWEWFHRFIGRIIGIVFIIPFIYFLAKKKLDKETIKKCLILLVMGGFQGFLGWFMVKSGLIDNPDVSHFRLALHLTFAFITFAYTLWVALDLIYPKKTETLFPQLKKIAQIALIVLIIQIIWGGFVAGLNAGLIHNHWPLMSDGQFFHESILLEQSNILKAIVEGKSGVQFFHRTFAYVVVFLMFLLYFKSKKYTLNSHQQKGIILLQIVVLLQFTLGVLTLLFHVPLWLGLAHQLVAFGLLTTMVYTLHRLSK from the coding sequence ATAATGAAATCAAATAAATCAGTTATAATTTGGCTACTTTCAGGTTGTGTATTACTTTTTATAATGGTAATGGTTGGCGGCATTACCCGTTTAACCAATTCTGGTTTATCAATGACCGATTGGCATTTGATAACTGATACTTTTCCTCCAACATCGGAAGAAAAATGGAATGAAGCTTTTGAAGCTTACAAAACCTTTCCAGAATATCAAAAAATCAATCAATACAAAACGGGCGGTTTCAATTTAGAAGATTACAAGTTTATTTACTTTTGGGAATGGTTTCACCGTTTTATTGGTCGAATTATCGGAATAGTATTCATCATCCCATTTATCTACTTTTTAGCCAAAAAGAAATTAGATAAAGAAACTATCAAAAAATGCTTGATTCTATTAGTAATGGGTGGTTTTCAGGGATTTTTGGGATGGTTTATGGTGAAAAGCGGACTAATAGATAATCCCGACGTAAGTCATTTCAGATTAGCTTTGCATTTAACATTTGCTTTCATCACATTTGCTTATACACTTTGGGTGGCGCTAGATTTAATATATCCTAAAAAAACGGAAACACTTTTTCCGCAATTAAAAAAGATTGCTCAAATTGCTTTAATTGTCCTTATCATTCAGATTATTTGGGGTGGATTTGTAGCAGGTTTAAATGCGGGATTAATTCATAATCATTGGCCTTTAATGAGTGACGGTCAGTTTTTCCATGAAAGTATTTTATTAGAACAATCTAACATTTTAAAAGCGATTGTTGAAGGAAAAAGTGGCGTTCAATTTTTCCACAGAACATTTGCTTATGTGGTAGTTTTCTTAATGTTTTTATTGTATTTCAAAAGCAAAAAATATACTTTAAATTCTCATCAACAAAAAGGAATTATACTATTGCAGATTGTAGTTCTATTACAATTTACATTAGGTGTTTTGACTTTGTTATTTCATGTCCCACTTTGGTTAGGGCTAGCGCATCAATTGGTGGCATTTGGTTTATTAACCACTATGGTTTATACGTTGCATCGATTGAGTAAATAG
- a CDS encoding DUF3413 domain-containing protein has product MNSLTSNLRKQLYIAFLFNFLVVLYLAIPYIAYLEVGETFFLRFFFLITFLTHFFFIALIPLIISIIALYLIKKNWVKYIFVILNIALLIYIKVDALIFSQFKYHLSPVVFNLVFGKKSGDIFQFSLQNKITFGSIVLIIILAQFLFLKIANNLSKRTFYFKATLISFLFLTITSNFIHAWGDANYNSFIMQYKQALPVYFPLTADTLLAKLDMVDEEASKKKENLLFDKNSGIVNYPLSKIKSTPLNHKRNILFIVIDTWRFDCISPEITPNIYNFSKESNVFENHRSGSNMTTGGIFSMFYGIPATYFMSFTTARKSPVFINELQKNNYQLKIYSSSTLENPPFNLNVFSSVDNLRTDSKGDSPSERDLSITKEWLADIDNLDNSKPFFGFLFYDSAHGFSIPKNYKTKFNPTLQEPDYLAINGDYNPEKLINLYKNSIYYVDELVGQVINQLKEKNLLENTTIIITGDHGQEFNDNKKGHWLHGGNFSDYQIKVPFIYYDGKTKKTYTHNTFHYDLAPTLCKDMLNVQNEIMDYSIGKNLFDTKKRDWFICGYNQKYSIICNSLITNISESGSYQTLDKNLNLTDEDLDVTILKDAFEINSRFYKK; this is encoded by the coding sequence ATGAATAGCTTAACTTCTAATTTAAGGAAACAATTATACATTGCTTTTCTTTTTAATTTTTTAGTTGTTTTATATTTAGCGATACCCTATATCGCCTATTTAGAAGTTGGAGAAACCTTTTTTTTAAGGTTCTTCTTTTTGATTACATTTCTAACTCATTTTTTCTTTATTGCTTTAATACCCCTTATTATTAGCATAATTGCATTATACCTGATAAAGAAAAATTGGGTTAAATACATTTTTGTTATTTTAAACATCGCTTTATTGATCTATATTAAAGTTGATGCTTTAATATTTAGTCAATTTAAATACCATCTTTCACCAGTTGTTTTTAATTTGGTTTTTGGTAAAAAATCTGGTGATATATTTCAATTTTCATTGCAAAATAAAATTACTTTTGGTTCAATAGTCCTTATAATAATTTTAGCACAATTTTTATTCTTAAAAATTGCAAATAACTTATCTAAAAGAACTTTTTATTTTAAAGCCACATTAATTAGCTTTTTATTTTTAACTATCACAAGTAACTTTATTCATGCTTGGGGAGATGCGAATTACAATAGTTTCATAATGCAATATAAACAAGCACTACCTGTTTACTTTCCTTTAACTGCTGATACTTTATTGGCTAAATTAGACATGGTTGATGAAGAAGCTAGTAAAAAGAAAGAAAATTTATTATTTGATAAAAATTCTGGAATCGTAAATTATCCGCTCAGTAAGATTAAAAGCACTCCATTAAATCATAAAAGAAACATACTATTTATAGTTATCGACACATGGCGATTTGATTGTATTTCACCAGAAATCACACCAAACATTTATAATTTCTCAAAAGAATCAAATGTTTTTGAAAATCACAGAAGTGGTTCTAACATGACAACAGGAGGTATCTTTTCAATGTTTTACGGAATACCTGCTACATATTTCATGTCGTTTACAACAGCAAGAAAATCCCCTGTTTTTATTAATGAACTTCAAAAAAACAATTACCAGCTTAAAATTTATAGCAGTTCAACATTAGAAAACCCACCTTTTAATTTAAATGTTTTTTCAAGTGTCGATAATTTAAGAACAGACTCAAAAGGTGACTCTCCTAGTGAAAGAGATTTGTCAATTACAAAGGAATGGCTTGCAGATATTGATAATTTAGATAATTCGAAACCTTTCTTCGGTTTTTTATTTTATGATTCTGCTCATGGTTTTAGTATTCCAAAAAACTATAAAACCAAATTTAACCCAACTCTACAAGAGCCAGATTATTTAGCAATTAATGGAGATTACAATCCTGAAAAACTAATTAATCTGTATAAAAACTCAATTTACTATGTTGATGAATTAGTTGGACAAGTAATTAATCAATTAAAAGAGAAAAATTTACTTGAAAATACTACAATCATAATCACAGGTGATCACGGCCAAGAGTTCAATGATAATAAAAAAGGACATTGGCTGCACGGTGGAAATTTTTCTGATTATCAAATTAAAGTTCCTTTTATTTATTACGACGGAAAAACAAAAAAAACATATACTCATAATACATTTCATTACGATTTGGCACCAACATTATGTAAAGATATGCTGAATGTACAAAATGAAATAATGGATTATTCTATCGGGAAAAATTTATTTGACACGAAAAAAAGAGATTGGTTCATTTGCGGTTATAACCAAAAATATTCCATAATTTGCAATTCATTGATTACAAATATTTCCGAATCAGGTTCTTACCAAACATTAGATAAGAATTTAAATTTAACTGATGAAGATTTGGATGTTACCATACTTAAAGATGCATTCGAAATAAATAGTCGATTTTATAAAAAATAA
- a CDS encoding L-threonylcarbamoyladenylate synthase — protein MNTEIQNALEVIKNGGIILYPTDTVWGIGCDASNEEAVKKIFALKQREESKSMIVLVNGERMLYQVFNELPQVAWDIWDNTKKPTTLILEKPKNVAKNIIAEDNTLGVRMVTEEFCNKLMERMKRPLVSTSANISGEPTPKSFKEISPEIIKGVDYVVNLHHDKICDKPSTIIKLTLDSQVKIIRK, from the coding sequence ATGAATACTGAAATCCAAAATGCTTTAGAAGTAATTAAAAATGGCGGGATAATCCTTTACCCAACTGATACTGTTTGGGGAATTGGTTGCGATGCTTCAAATGAAGAAGCTGTAAAGAAAATTTTTGCTCTGAAACAACGAGAAGAAAGTAAAAGCATGATTGTATTGGTTAATGGAGAACGTATGTTGTATCAAGTTTTTAATGAATTACCTCAAGTGGCATGGGATATATGGGATAATACTAAAAAGCCCACAACCCTTATATTAGAAAAACCAAAAAATGTTGCCAAAAATATTATCGCTGAAGACAATACTTTAGGTGTTCGTATGGTTACTGAAGAATTTTGCAATAAATTAATGGAACGAATGAAACGACCATTGGTTTCAACTTCTGCTAATATTTCTGGTGAGCCTACACCAAAATCTTTCAAAGAAATTTCCCCTGAAATTATAAAAGGTGTTGACTATGTTGTAAATTTGCATCACGATAAAATTTGTGACAAACCTTCCACTATTATCAAATTAACTCTTGATAGTCAAGTGAAGATTATTAGAAAATAA
- a CDS encoding glutamate-1-semialdehyde 2,1-aminomutase: MKIIGVTQARIGSSRLPKKVLLEIKNKTLLAYHLERIVQSKSVDRWIVATTNESESDAICKIANEFKINSFKGSLDDVLDRFYQAVKNENADYIVRVTSDCPLIDNQLIDETVRFCIDEKLEYYSNVFEDSYPDGLDVEVFSFKMLEEAWQNANLKADREHVTPYIRRKVDLSYYSINIEPKYSKLRITVDEEKDFKLVQFLIEQLGDNKGWKEYADFILQNPDVKNINDSIIRNQGYMKSKFEEIKLREVTNFTISNKYRNEIHQLIPGGCHTYSKGDDQFPQLSPAAIAKGKGSHVWDVDGNEYLDCSMGLTSVSLGHAYDEVVNAVKEELENGVNFQRPASIEKEMAEAFLALVPGHDMIKFSKNGSVVTTAAVKLARAKTGRDFVVFPGDHPFYSYDDWFIGKTACNKGVPEATTNLSLTFQSYNIDSLKELFEKYPNQIACVITEPEKPNYPHLPANFKVKEFLEQAIQLCHENGALFIADEMVTGFKTEFPGSITKYGIQPDMATWGKGIANGFSFCALTGKKGVMELGGILNEGEEKVFLISTTHGGETHGMSAAIATIDIFKNQNVIQHNHAIGKKLSQLCKELVQEANISDYIDVVVSEWMPFFIFKNNKKEVCQGYRTLFLQEMIKRGVLFQGAFVPCFSHTEEDVYYFAKAFKESIEVYKKALEEGYENYLVGKPAKAVFRKFL; this comes from the coding sequence GTGAAAATAATTGGTGTAACACAAGCAAGAATTGGCTCTTCTAGATTGCCAAAAAAAGTTTTATTAGAAATTAAAAATAAAACACTTTTAGCATATCATCTCGAAAGAATTGTTCAATCGAAAAGTGTTGATAGGTGGATTGTTGCTACTACTAATGAATCTGAATCCGATGCTATTTGTAAAATTGCAAACGAGTTCAAAATAAATTCATTCAAAGGAAGTTTAGATGATGTTTTGGATAGGTTTTATCAAGCAGTAAAAAATGAAAATGCTGATTATATTGTAAGGGTAACTTCAGATTGTCCATTAATTGATAATCAACTTATAGATGAGACGGTTCGGTTTTGTATTGATGAAAAGCTAGAGTATTACTCTAATGTTTTTGAAGATAGTTATCCAGACGGTTTAGATGTTGAGGTATTTTCTTTTAAAATGTTAGAAGAAGCTTGGCAAAATGCAAATTTGAAAGCCGATAGAGAACACGTAACGCCTTATATCAGAAGAAAAGTTGATTTGTCCTATTATTCAATAAATATTGAACCTAAGTATTCTAAACTTCGTATTACAGTTGATGAAGAGAAAGATTTTAAACTGGTTCAATTTTTAATAGAACAATTAGGCGATAATAAAGGTTGGAAAGAATATGCAGATTTTATCTTGCAAAATCCTGATGTTAAAAATATTAATGATTCTATAATTAGAAATCAAGGTTATATGAAAAGTAAGTTTGAAGAAATTAAATTAAGAGAAGTTACAAATTTTACAATTTCTAATAAATATAGAAATGAAATTCATCAATTAATTCCTGGTGGATGTCATACGTATTCAAAAGGTGATGATCAATTCCCACAACTTTCTCCAGCGGCAATTGCTAAAGGAAAAGGTTCGCATGTTTGGGATGTTGATGGTAATGAATATTTAGACTGTTCAATGGGACTTACAAGTGTAAGTTTAGGACACGCTTATGATGAAGTTGTAAACGCAGTTAAAGAAGAATTAGAAAACGGAGTTAACTTTCAAAGACCTGCTTCAATAGAAAAAGAAATGGCCGAAGCATTTTTAGCTTTAGTTCCTGGTCATGATATGATTAAGTTTTCAAAAAACGGTTCAGTAGTAACAACAGCTGCAGTTAAATTAGCGAGAGCAAAAACGGGTAGAGATTTTGTTGTCTTTCCTGGCGATCATCCATTTTATAGTTACGACGATTGGTTTATTGGTAAAACGGCATGTAATAAAGGGGTTCCTGAAGCTACAACTAATTTATCACTAACGTTTCAGTCGTATAATATTGATTCATTAAAAGAGCTTTTTGAAAAATATCCTAATCAAATAGCTTGTGTAATTACAGAACCTGAAAAACCAAATTATCCTCATTTGCCTGCAAATTTCAAAGTAAAAGAGTTTTTAGAGCAAGCGATACAATTGTGTCATGAAAACGGAGCCTTATTTATTGCTGATGAAATGGTAACAGGTTTCAAAACTGAGTTTCCAGGTTCAATTACTAAATATGGAATTCAACCCGACATGGCTACTTGGGGAAAAGGAATTGCTAACGGATTTTCTTTTTGCGCCTTAACAGGTAAAAAAGGAGTAATGGAGTTAGGCGGAATTTTAAATGAAGGTGAAGAGAAAGTATTTTTAATTTCGACAACTCATGGAGGAGAAACTCATGGAATGTCCGCTGCAATTGCAACTATTGATATATTCAAAAATCAAAATGTTATTCAGCATAATCATGCTATTGGTAAGAAATTATCACAATTGTGTAAAGAGTTAGTTCAAGAAGCAAACATTTCAGACTATATAGATGTTGTAGTTTCAGAATGGATGCCTTTCTTCATTTTTAAAAACAATAAAAAAGAAGTATGTCAAGGTTACAGAACTTTATTTTTACAAGAAATGATTAAACGAGGTGTTCTTTTTCAAGGAGCTTTTGTACCTTGTTTTTCACACACAGAAGAAGATGTTTATTATTTTGCTAAAGCTTTTAAAGAATCTATTGAGGTTTATAAAAAAGCTTTAGAAGAAGGATATGAGAATTACTTAGTTGGAAAACCTGCTAAAGCAGTATTTAGAAAATTCCTTTAA
- a CDS encoding CCA tRNA nucleotidyltransferase, translating to MNYKQHLDNKIFKIITQAAHELQLESYVIGGFVRDILLQRDHKKDIDIVAVGSGIDLALKVSSLLPNTPKVQVFKNYGTAMLRYKDMDVEFVGARKESYNFESRNPVVENGTLKNDQERRDFTINALAFSLNKNNFGDLVDPFGGVQDLENKIIKTPLNPDITYSDDPLRMMRAIRFATQLQFEIEKDSLDAITRNAERIKIISGERIVDELNKILATPKPSIGFLLLHKTGLLDIILPELTALNNVEEVEGHTHKNNFYHTLEVVDNICPNTEDLWLRWSALLHDIGKAPTKKFHKKQGWTFHGHEFLGGKMVKKIFTRLHMPLNQKMKFVQKMVMMSSRPIVLAQEEVTDSAVRRLVFDAGEDVEDLMTLCEADITTKNPKKFQKYHNNFKIVREKIVEVEEKDRVRNFQPPIDGEEIMQLFNLKPGREIGVLKEAVKEAILEGEIPNEYEAAYQFVLSRAEKMGLKSIR from the coding sequence ATGAATTACAAACAACATCTCGATAATAAAATTTTTAAAATCATTACACAAGCCGCGCATGAGCTTCAACTAGAATCTTATGTAATTGGCGGATTTGTTCGTGATATTTTATTGCAAAGAGACCATAAAAAAGATATTGATATTGTTGCCGTTGGTAGCGGTATCGATTTGGCTTTAAAGGTTTCTTCTTTGTTACCCAATACACCAAAAGTTCAAGTCTTTAAAAATTACGGAACAGCCATGTTACGCTATAAAGATATGGATGTTGAGTTTGTAGGGGCACGTAAAGAAAGTTATAATTTTGAAAGCCGAAATCCAGTTGTAGAAAACGGAACACTGAAAAACGATCAAGAACGTCGTGATTTTACGATAAATGCTTTAGCTTTTTCACTTAACAAAAATAATTTTGGTGATTTAGTAGATCCTTTTGGTGGTGTTCAAGATTTGGAAAACAAAATCATCAAAACACCTTTAAATCCAGATATTACCTATTCAGACGATCCATTGCGAATGATGCGTGCTATTCGTTTTGCTACACAATTGCAATTTGAAATCGAAAAAGATTCACTTGATGCGATTACTCGAAATGCAGAACGCATCAAAATCATTTCCGGAGAACGAATTGTAGACGAATTGAATAAAATTTTGGCAACGCCAAAACCTTCAATCGGATTTTTATTATTGCATAAAACTGGACTTTTAGACATTATTCTCCCTGAATTAACCGCTTTAAATAATGTAGAAGAAGTTGAAGGTCATACACATAAAAACAATTTTTACCACACCTTAGAAGTGGTCGATAATATTTGTCCGAATACGGAAGATTTATGGTTACGCTGGTCGGCATTATTACACGATATTGGTAAAGCACCAACTAAGAAATTTCACAAAAAACAGGGTTGGACTTTTCACGGACATGAATTTTTAGGCGGAAAAATGGTTAAGAAAATTTTCACTCGTTTGCACATGCCATTGAACCAAAAAATGAAGTTTGTGCAAAAAATGGTAATGATGAGTTCGCGTCCCATTGTTTTAGCACAAGAAGAAGTAACAGATTCAGCCGTAAGACGACTAGTATTTGATGCTGGCGAAGATGTGGAAGATTTAATGACACTTTGTGAAGCCGATATCACCACAAAAAACCCGAAGAAGTTTCAAAAATATCATAACAACTTCAAGATTGTTCGTGAGAAAATTGTAGAAGTTGAAGAAAAAGATAGAGTTCGTAATTTTCAACCACCAATTGATGGAGAAGAAATTATGCAGTTGTTTAATTTGAAGCCTGGTAGAGAAATTGGTGTTTTAAAAGAAGCCGTTAAAGAAGCTATTTTAGAAGGCGAAATTCCAAATGAATATGAAGCCGCTTATCAATTTGTACTTTCAAGAGCTGAAAAAATGGGATTGAAATCAATTCGTTGA
- the pseC gene encoding UDP-4-amino-4,6-dideoxy-N-acetyl-beta-L-altrosamine transaminase produces the protein MIPYGRQNITEDDIEAVISALKGDYLTQGPTILEFEKAFAEYIGCKYAVAVANGTAALHLSVLALGIENGDKVITTPITFAASANCVKYCGGDVVFSDINAETYLLDVNAVEKVLESSPKGTYKGIIPVDFAGRAVDLEAFKKLADKHNLWLIEDACHAPGGYFIDSKGVQQNCGNGNYADLAIFSFHPVKHIATGEGGMITTNDKELYEKLLQLRTHGITRNVEEFSNSLEFANGTTNHNETYPGWYMEMQTLGYNYRFTDFQSALGLSQLKKANAGIDRRREIASIYNDAFTNESFIKGQSGVIEGHAYHLYVIEVENRLDLYNHLRENKIFAQIHYIPCHLMPYYKQFGWKEGDLLNAEEYYKTCISLPMYPTLKGSEQEFVINTIKEFYKK, from the coding sequence ATGATACCTTACGGACGTCAAAATATAACTGAGGACGATATAGAAGCAGTAATTTCAGCTCTTAAAGGTGATTATTTAACACAAGGACCTACAATTTTAGAGTTTGAAAAGGCATTTGCTGAATATATCGGATGTAAATATGCTGTAGCAGTAGCAAATGGAACAGCAGCATTACATTTATCTGTTTTAGCTCTAGGAATTGAAAATGGAGATAAAGTTATTACAACTCCTATAACCTTTGCAGCATCGGCTAATTGTGTTAAATATTGTGGAGGAGATGTTGTTTTTTCAGATATTAATGCAGAAACGTATTTATTAGATGTAAACGCTGTTGAAAAGGTATTGGAATCTTCTCCGAAAGGAACTTACAAAGGAATTATTCCAGTTGATTTTGCAGGTAGAGCAGTTGACTTAGAAGCCTTTAAAAAATTAGCAGACAAACATAATTTATGGTTAATTGAAGATGCATGTCATGCTCCTGGTGGATATTTTATTGATAGTAAAGGAGTTCAACAAAATTGTGGAAATGGAAATTATGCTGATTTAGCAATTTTTTCATTTCATCCTGTAAAACATATAGCAACTGGAGAAGGAGGGATGATAACAACTAATGATAAAGAGTTGTATGAGAAGTTATTACAACTTCGTACCCACGGAATAACAAGAAATGTTGAAGAGTTTTCAAATTCATTAGAGTTTGCTAACGGTACAACTAACCATAATGAAACATATCCCGGTTGGTATATGGAAATGCAAACTCTTGGTTACAATTATAGGTTTACCGATTTTCAATCTGCATTAGGACTAAGTCAGTTAAAAAAAGCAAACGCAGGTATTGATAGAAGAAGAGAAATTGCCAGTATTTATAATGATGCTTTTACTAATGAATCTTTCATTAAAGGGCAATCAGGAGTAATAGAAGGACATGCTTATCATTTGTATGTAATTGAAGTTGAAAACCGTTTGGATTTATATAATCATTTAAGAGAAAATAAAATTTTTGCACAAATTCATTACATACCTTGTCATTTGATGCCTTATTACAAACAATTTGGTTGGAAAGAAGGAGATTTGTTGAATGCTGAAGAATATTACAAGACTTGTATTAGCTTGCCAATGTATCCTACTTTAAAAGGAAGCGAACAAGAATTTGTTATAAATACAATTAAAGAATTTTATAAAAAGTAA
- the pseB gene encoding UDP-N-acetylglucosamine 4,6-dehydratase (inverting): MLNNKSILITGGTGSLGKELTKTILNKWPNVKRLVIYSRDEQKQFQMAQEFPESEYPAIRYFIGDVRDLERLKRAFNGVDYVIHAAAMKHVHIAEYNPDECVKTNIGGAENVIKAALSSNVTKVVALSTDKACAPINLYGATKLTSDKLFIAANNIRGKQDIKFSVVRYGNVMGSNGSVIPFFMNKRDEGVLPITDVNMTRFNISLQGGVDMVLHALDKAWGGELFVPKIPSYKILDVAKAIAPSCEHRVVGIRPGEKVHEEMITASDSFTTYDLGKYYVILPQVTNWDLNEYKKEFNAELVPQGFSYTSGENTDWETVESMRDQIKIHLYPDFQPK; the protein is encoded by the coding sequence ATGTTAAATAATAAATCAATTCTTATTACAGGTGGAACTGGTTCCCTTGGAAAAGAACTCACCAAAACAATATTAAATAAATGGCCAAATGTTAAAAGATTGGTTATTTACTCTAGAGACGAACAAAAACAATTTCAAATGGCTCAGGAGTTTCCTGAGTCCGAATATCCAGCGATTAGATATTTTATTGGCGATGTAAGAGATTTAGAGCGATTGAAAAGAGCTTTTAACGGAGTTGATTATGTAATTCATGCGGCGGCTATGAAGCATGTTCACATTGCTGAATATAATCCTGATGAATGTGTAAAAACAAATATTGGTGGAGCTGAAAATGTTATTAAAGCTGCACTTTCTTCAAACGTTACTAAAGTAGTTGCTCTTTCAACAGATAAAGCATGTGCGCCAATTAATTTATATGGAGCTACTAAGCTTACATCCGATAAATTATTTATTGCGGCAAATAATATTAGAGGTAAACAAGATATTAAGTTTTCTGTAGTTCGTTATGGAAATGTTATGGGTTCAAATGGATCGGTAATTCCTTTCTTTATGAACAAAAGAGACGAAGGTGTTTTACCTATTACTGATGTGAATATGACTCGTTTTAATATTTCTCTTCAAGGTGGTGTAGATATGGTTTTACATGCATTAGATAAAGCATGGGGTGGAGAATTATTTGTTCCCAAAATTCCATCTTACAAAATTCTAGATGTTGCAAAAGCAATTGCACCAAGTTGTGAACATAGAGTAGTAGGAATTAGACCAGGAGAGAAAGTACATGAAGAAATGATTACTGCTTCTGATTCTTTTACAACTTATGACTTGGGTAAATATTATGTTATTTTACCACAAGTAACCAATTGGGATTTGAATGAATACAAGAAAGAATTCAATGCAGAATTAGTTCCACAAGGTTTTAGTTATACTTCAGGAGAAAATACTGATTGGGAAACCGTTGAAAGTATGAGGGACCAAATAAAAATACATTTATATCCAGATTTTCAACCTAAATAA